The stretch of DNA TCAACGGCAGGATCGACTCCCACATCAACCTCCTCAACTTGGTCTTTAACACCACCTCCGGCGGCATCCCTCCCAACCACACGGATACGGCGACGGTGTCATCGCCGGGCTCCTCCTCGGGTCCTGCCGCCCCCGTGAGGCTCACGTGGGCGCAAATTGCAGCGGCGACCGATTACTTCGCCGACGAACTCAGCCAACGCAGCTCCGAGGTGCTGTACAAGGGCCGTCTCCGCGACGGCACGGAGACGGAGGTGCCGTGAAGGTGCTTATCAAGAACGGGCGGCAGGACGTGGAGGGCGTGGTCGTGACGGAGGTCGAGATCCTCTCCCCCCTCCGGCACCCACACATCGTGTGCCTGGTCGGCTGGTGCTCCGAGGAGGAGGACCGCATCATCGTCTACCACCACGAGCATACGAGCAACGGCACGCTCAGAGACCACCTGCTGCGCCTGCGCCTGCGCGTGCGCGTTCGAGCGCGCCTGAGGGGCCGCTCTAGCTTTAGGTCGTCGCCGGTGAGGTCGACCTGGAAGATGCGCGTCGAGGTGCTGCTGGGCGCATCGCGGGCCATGGAGCACTTGCACCGTTTCGGGGTTATCCACCGCAACGTGACCTCGTTCAACATCCTGCTGGACGGCAGCTGGGCGCCGCGCATGTCCGGCTTCGGCCAAGCGATCTTGCTGGCGGCGGCCGGAGACCAGGTCGACACCGAGGTGGTCGGCACGCCTGGTTACGTCGACCCGGAGTACGGCCGCACTGGGCGTGTGAGCGCGGCGAGCGACGTGTACAGCTTCGGGATGGTGATACTAGAGACGCTGACGGGGGAGGATGCCGCCACCATGCAGATGGACTCGGTGCTCCTGGCCATACGCAACAGGAAGCTACGGGATGTGCTGGTCCGCCGCCCTGCGGCGACGCCGCGGCAGCTGGAGGCGCTGGAGCTCGTGGCGCACACGGCGGAGTGCTGCCTGTTTCCACATGGGAACGACCGGCCTGCCATGTCGAACGTTGTGACCAACCTCGAGAGGGCGCTCACGATCATAAATACGTACTAAGCAGTCAGAAATGAGCTGAAGCTAGCTATTATGTCCGTAATAGCTATTTTTAAGCTGCCTCACAGCCGGAGGAGAGGCAACGACAAGGAGATGAGGGGTTGCTGCCATGCTGGAGTAAGAAGAAGAAGTCTGGGCCATTGGGATCTCAATCCAACGACGAGGAAAAATCGACTGGTTCTGGATAAAAAAAATCTGGAAACCTATATATTTCGTTCCTCGTTATAGTATTAACTAGATGATGCCCCGCGTGTTGCTGCGGGATTTTGTAGCACTATATGAGTAGGATAAGTTGGCAATTAAgaaaactactccctctgtatcaAAATATAAGACAATTTTTAGGCTAGTGGTACAGAGGTAGTATTAATTTATTAAATAGTCCAAGGAACAGAGTGATATAATTGATAACTGAAGTTTTTTCTATACATTGATGTGCAAAACGTTCATCTAAAGAAATCTTATAGAAGAAGAGCATAAGCACATCCCAAGGTTTTGATAGCACAACACCCGAAGACTTTTCACAAAACAAACTTTCATAACCCAGAGACGCACATATGATACTCTACTTTGTTGTCGCGGTTTAGTTCAGTATAAAATCTGTATCTGAAATCCATCTGGGCGCGCCTCCGACTTGTCCTCCGGTGAGAGGTGGCGCCGAAGCCGGTGGTGATGTAGAAGGATTAATTGAATGTGCATATCAAAAGTTCACCTTTCAACTATAGCAGGATAATAATCTAAAGAAAACTAAGTAGGCTCATGCAAGCACATACCTACCATTCCATACCATGAGACCAGTTGTTGATCCTCCCTTCATCTGTATCATCTAGAGATAGATTGAAACAACATCATTGGTGGagacaaaataaataaattagctTGGCATCTCCACAAAAGCGTACAGACTAAAAAAAAGGGATACATGCAGACATCCAGGATGCCAAGATTAGGCATCAGCGGGTAAATGTAAGATAGCAACAACTATGAGAATAAATTAGGAAAAGTAGGACTAACGTTGAGCAGAAAAATGGTGACAGATCAATCCGATCAACCAATTCCGTGTTGAGCGGCTGCAAAAAAAaagtcagagagagagagagagagagggattggACGGAGCTCTCTGCCGTGGTGTTCCTAAATTCAGGGAGCAGGGGCACTGCTCCCAGCGATGGTGGAGGTGACAGGGACAACACAACTGCAGATGGGTATGGCTCAGTGGT from Triticum urartu cultivar G1812 chromosome 3, Tu2.1, whole genome shotgun sequence encodes:
- the LOC125546436 gene encoding probable serine/threonine-protein kinase PBL28, translated to MDMLGNAASVAQLVGTVGRLISKIIDAARTARQNKRECLYLTVRLSIIGEVLPRLPQDAKVKRSLTELGKTLGEAHELVLDCQNWSTARQLIGARRHADSLKEVNGRIDSHINLLNLVFNTTSGGIPPNHTDTATVSSPGSSSGPAAPPTQLRGAVQGPSPRRHGDGGAVKVLIKNGRQDVEGVVVTEVEILSPLRHPHIVCLVGWCSEEEDRIIVYHHEHTSNGTLRDHLLRLRLRVRVRARLRGRSSFRSSPVRSTWKMRVEVLLGASRAMEHLHRFGVIHRNVTSFNILLDGSWAPRMSGFGQAILLAAAGDQVDTEVVGTPGYVDPEYGRTGRVSAASDVYSFGMVILETLTGEDAATMQMDSVLLAIRNRKLRDVLVRRPAATPRQLEALELVAHTAECCLFPHGNDRPAMSNVVTNLERALTIINTY